The Silurus meridionalis isolate SWU-2019-XX chromosome 25, ASM1480568v1, whole genome shotgun sequence genomic interval GACAATATTCGAGACCCAATGTGTGTTACGTCCACAAGCTCCGCCCACCTTCACTATAATAAACTACAGTGTAAGTGTGGGTATAGTGTGCGCAGATACCTGTGGGCCACGAGGCGGGAAGACATGAGGTCTGGGTGCATGGACAGGGGGACGCGTGGACAGCAGAGGCGGGGAAGGACCccggtgtgtgtgtctggagcCGGCAGGAGGCGCTATGGGGCCTGGAGGCTGAGACAGCAAAGCGCTCTGTTTATTAACAACGTTTATTAATGAAAGCTAATATTAACGCGcgcacacattttttattttttcattaataaaaaaataattttttacttatttatttattagatttttagatCGAggaaaatccaaaaataaatttaataattattttatcttaCAAAATTAGCCAGTGGTTAACAATTATTCCATATAccaatgtaattattaattaaaaaaaaaaaaaattatattcaataataattaaaaaaataaaaagtttaatagaataaattacttaattaaatgtttaaataattatatttttaataaaaataaataaataaaatacatagatTAAGGCAATCTTAAATAAGTCCCCTTTTGCAGCTACACTTCCTTACAGGACGTTCATTTTGCACCAGTCTCTGTTCCACTTGTTGTTTGATGTCCTCTATAGACATGCCAGCCATAGTGCCCCGCTCGCTCTTAACCTGCTGCAACACTGCCATTATCTGagttctaaaacacacacacacacacacacacacacacacacacacacacacacacacacagttgttaGTGCGGGAGAATAAAAAATTCAGTATTCAGGCTTATTAACTTGTAGTCACTCAATAGCACCTCCCAGCACCTGGTGCATTGTGGGAACTGCGTGCCCAGTTTCTCCAGCAGCTTGTCCAGCTTGCCTGCAGGTTGTGGGTGTGACGGAAGCGCCTGGGGGACGGGGTTTCTTCCAGAGGATACTTGTCCAGCCCCATGAGACGGTCCGACTGCTGCTGCGAGACTCACCGGGGCGTTCACCGGGACTGTAGGGGTGGCGGTGTACGGTAAGGTGTATGAAGGGTAAGTGTAGGGCAATGTGGGGCCGCGGATGGGGGTGGGCGTAGCCAGCCTGGGCACCGGATTGTACTGTTCGAAAGTGTGGGACATGGGGGCAGCTGGGTTTGACGTGGAAATTGGAGGGGGGGTAGTTCTGTGGGTGGGGTGGAACTGAGACTGTGGGGGGGGAGGATGGATCGTAGTGTACGGGGTGAAATTCAACAAATCGATctaaagaaagatggagagatgaagagagagatggagagatggttaatgtgtataaagtgaagtAAATGGTAATAATCTGCAGCACAGACATCATGCACACTTACCATGGGTATGTGAGGGAGAGGTGGAAGGGGGATTTTGGGTAAAGTGTCGAGCTGTTGCCCCTTGTGAAGCTGCTTCAGGTTTTCATTATACACAAACTGGAATATCATTCAAATATTAGAAGATTAGCATCATTAACACCTTTATAACAAACATTAGCATTAACGCTATTCTGCACACCAACTGCATTAGCCCCGCCCACCACCTGTAGTCTGCGTATTAGCCCCGCCCACCACCTGTAGTCTGGGTGTATTAGCCCCACCCATCTCCTAGGTGTCATCTAGGTGTATTAGCCCCGCCCGTCACCTATAGTCTAGGTGTACTATCCCCACCCCTCATCTTGCTCTTAAAGAATTAGCCCCGCCTCTCGTCTCACTTTTGATGAATTAGCCCCACCTCTCATCTCACTCTTAATGAATTAGCCCCGCCTCTCATCTCACTCTTGATGAATTAGCCCCGCCCCTCAACTCTCTTTTGATGAATTGGCCCTGCCCCTTACCTGCAGTTTGCCCAAGCTGTTACGAAccatttccacatttttctcCCATTCGAGTCGAGATCGGCTGCTCTGAGGTGAAGCGTCTGACCTGGTCACATAGCAAACTTCAAGTtaacattctctcacacacacacacacacacacacacacacacacacacacacacacacacacacaaaaaaaataacctaTTAAGTATCACTTGTACCTGAGAATTTTAAAGTATCTTTTAGCTTCTGCCATCCAGTCTTCTACCTGAGAGACTGCAAGCTCCCTTTGAGACTCTAAAGCAgcgatctacacacacacacacacacacacacacacacacacacacacacacacacacacacacacacagagagagaatagTGTATGATATGGTTAAATCTATCCTATAATCCATTTACTGtcaataaaatgacaaatgatAAAAGGAgaaatctatctgtctgtccgtctgtctgtccgtctatctattgtttttttgctcACCTCATCTTTTAGAGCTGCCTGATTGGATTCTTCAGCTTGTCTGCTGAGTCTCTCCAGCTCCTGCTGCAACGCTGCAATCTCCTGTTCACAAGTAATCCtgtgaccaaacacacacacacacacacagcacgcTTTTtcaccattccacatttagtcccgatttgttgttataatgttctccactcttctgagaagatgtgtCACTGGGTTGTGTGCAGATTCATTCAGCtccaaggctgttagtaaagtcaggttctgatgaaTCTCTGGCCTTCAGAGCTGCAGTTACATTCAGTATTAAAAGCCAACATACTTTTCATTTCTCTGTTCTTCTGTCAGCGTCTTCAGTTTCCCCTCAGCCTCCTCCAGCTCCTGAAtcatccttaaaaaaaacacacacatacacacacgttaAACGCATTCAACACGCACCATACACACACCGCACACGCACCGTACACGCACCAAACAcgcactatacacacacaccgtacAGGCATTATACACGCACTATATATGCACTATTCACACACTATATATGCACTATTCACACACTATTAATACacacaagagagagaaaaaactcaTTGTGATGGACACACTCGTTTTTGACCATGTTCTCATCACCTTCTCTTCACCTCCAGTTTGTGGTCCCTCTCGGCCGTGAGCTCCTCCACTTTGGCTGTGAAGTTTTTGCGCGTGGTTTTGCTGCTGTTCAGTTCCAGTTTCACTTGCACAGACTCGATCTTGTCTATAAgagcctgaaaaaaaaaccagagtCATCATATTACTAATCAACTCTCAAAGCCGGATCTGAACAGAACCGAGATCAGAGATTGTGGTGATCCGAACCCGATGCTGTCGCCGCTTGTCGTCTCTCATCTTCTCTAAACGCTCCACCTGGCTCTTGTACTCGGCCTCTTCGGCAACCTGCTGTTCCTCCAGAGACCTGCATTCCTCCGTCAGCTCGTCTTTCTGTTCCACCAGGACACGCtacgaagagagagagaaaaagagaatgtGAGCGAGAGGAGACGGGAAGACGGAAAGAGACAGGaagacagaggaaaagaaagaaaaactgacaGAGACCAAAAGACAcatggagacagagagacagagaacaaaaagagaaagaaaagtaaaatagagagagagagatgattaaATGATTAGAACTCTTGAAATCAAAGATGCAGATATTTCACCATGAGATGTTCCCAGCTCTCGTTGGTGTTGACGCCTTTTTCTTGCGTCCACTCCTCAGTCTGCGTGGGACAGAGACAGAACAGAACTCATGAGACAAACCCGATCGGTGATCCATGATCAAGACATCTAGTCCCTAAAAAGTGCTGAGGAATTCAGAGATCTTCACATGAGGACCGGAGCCAAAGAGCGTGATAAACCCTTCTAAAGATCTGGACCATTTAT includes:
- the rnf214 gene encoding RING finger protein 214, with amino-acid sequence MDNDVVDLIYEEDPICFVPFYDVVDGFWYVPYLLEGGVALPEVALDNQEVNTMPVSAETSEQDAQTEEWTQEKGVNTNESWEHLMRVLVEQKDELTEECRSLEEQQVAEEAEYKSQVERLEKMRDDKRRQHRALIDKIESVQVKLELNSSKTTRKNFTAKVEELTAERDHKLEVKRRMIQELEEAEGKLKTLTEEQRNEKITCEQEIAALQQELERLSRQAEESNQAALKDEIAALESQRELAVSQVEDWMAEAKRYFKILRSDASPQSSRSRLEWEKNVEMVRNSLGKLQFVYNENLKQLHKGQQLDTLPKIPLPPLPHIPMIDLLNFTPYTTIHPPPPQSQFHPTHRTTPPPISTSNPAAPMSHTFEQYNPVPRLATPTPIRGPTLPYTYPSYTLPYTATPTVPVNAPVSLAAAVGPSHGAGQVSSGRNPVPQALPSHPQPAGKLDKLLEKLGTQFPQCTRTQIMAVLQQVKSERGTMAGMSIEDIKQQVEQRLVQNERPPPGPIAPPAGSRHTHRGPSPPLLSTRPPVHAPRPHVFPPRGPQAAPPVRKLCLMCQNHVEPGTQYNTNCAHALHKECISVWLQSSKNNSCPFCPTK